A section of the Macaca thibetana thibetana isolate TM-01 chromosome 10, ASM2454274v1, whole genome shotgun sequence genome encodes:
- the C10H22orf31 gene encoding uncharacterized protein C22orf31 homolog isoform X1: MHPINVRQDPSIPIYGLRQSILLNTRLQDCYVDSPALTNIWMARTCAKQNINATAPATTSSWEVVRNPLIANSFSLVKLVLRRQLKNKCCPAPRKCGEAKLSKRLKHKDDSVMKATQQARKRNSISSKSKRPAGHRRPAGGIRESKESSKEKKLTVRQDLEDRYAEHVAATQALPQDSGTAAWKGPVLLPETQKRQQLSEDTLTIHGLPTEGYQALYHAVVEPMLWNPSGTPKRYSLELGKAIKQKLWEALCSQGAISEGAQKDRFPGRKRPGVHEEPVLNKWPKLKSKK, translated from the exons ATG CACCCCATCAATGTGAGACAAGACCCCAGCATCCCTATCTATGGACTCCGACAGTCCATCTTATTAAATACCAGGCTTCAGGACTGCTATGTGGACTCACCAGCTCTCACCAACATCTGGATGGCCAGAACGTGTGCAAAGCAGAACATTAACGCCACAGCACCAGCTACCACTTCCTCTTGGGAAGTTGTAAGGAACCCATTAATTGCCAATTCCTTCTCCCTGGTTAAGCTTGTACTCAGGCGGCAACTGAAGAATAAGTGCTGCCCAGCACCACGCAAGTGTGGAGAAGCAAAACTCTCGAAGAGATTAAAACACAAGGACGATTCAGTGATGAAAGCCACCCAGCAGGCCAGGAAAAGAAACTCCATCAGTTCCAAGAGCAAGCGGCCAGCAGGGCACAGGAGGCCTGCAGGAGGCATTAGAGAG AGTAAAGAAAgttcaaaggagaaaaaactaacagtCCGCCAAGATCTTGAGGACAGATATGCTGAACATGTGGCTGCCACCCAAGCACTACCCCAAGACAGTGGGACAGCAGCCTGGAAGGGCCCAGTGTTGCTTCCTGAAACCCAAAAGAGACAGCAGTTGTCGGAGGACACGCTAACCATCCACGGTCTCCCCACAGAGGGTTACCAGGCTCTGTACCACGCTGTGGTAGAGCCAATGCTGTGGAATCCTTCAGGGACCCCCAAGAGGTACAGCCTGGAGTTGGGCAAGGCCATTAAACAAAAGCTCTGGGAGGCTCTGTGCAGTCAGGGTGCCATCTCTGAAGGTGCTCAGAAGGACCGGTTCCCTGGCAGGAAGCGGCCAGGTGTCCACGAGGAGCCTGTACTCAATAAATGGCCCAAGTTAAAGAGCAAAAAATAG
- the C10H22orf31 gene encoding uncharacterized protein C22orf31 homolog isoform X2, protein MARTCAKQNINATAPATTSSWEVVRNPLIANSFSLVKLVLRRQLKNKCCPAPRKCGEAKLSKRLKHKDDSVMKATQQARKRNSISSKSKRPAGHRRPAGGIRESKESSKEKKLTVRQDLEDRYAEHVAATQALPQDSGTAAWKGPVLLPETQKRQQLSEDTLTIHGLPTEGYQALYHAVVEPMLWNPSGTPKRYSLELGKAIKQKLWEALCSQGAISEGAQKDRFPGRKRPGVHEEPVLNKWPKLKSKK, encoded by the exons ATGGCCAGAACGTGTGCAAAGCAGAACATTAACGCCACAGCACCAGCTACCACTTCCTCTTGGGAAGTTGTAAGGAACCCATTAATTGCCAATTCCTTCTCCCTGGTTAAGCTTGTACTCAGGCGGCAACTGAAGAATAAGTGCTGCCCAGCACCACGCAAGTGTGGAGAAGCAAAACTCTCGAAGAGATTAAAACACAAGGACGATTCAGTGATGAAAGCCACCCAGCAGGCCAGGAAAAGAAACTCCATCAGTTCCAAGAGCAAGCGGCCAGCAGGGCACAGGAGGCCTGCAGGAGGCATTAGAGAG AGTAAAGAAAgttcaaaggagaaaaaactaacagtCCGCCAAGATCTTGAGGACAGATATGCTGAACATGTGGCTGCCACCCAAGCACTACCCCAAGACAGTGGGACAGCAGCCTGGAAGGGCCCAGTGTTGCTTCCTGAAACCCAAAAGAGACAGCAGTTGTCGGAGGACACGCTAACCATCCACGGTCTCCCCACAGAGGGTTACCAGGCTCTGTACCACGCTGTGGTAGAGCCAATGCTGTGGAATCCTTCAGGGACCCCCAAGAGGTACAGCCTGGAGTTGGGCAAGGCCATTAAACAAAAGCTCTGGGAGGCTCTGTGCAGTCAGGGTGCCATCTCTGAAGGTGCTCAGAAGGACCGGTTCCCTGGCAGGAAGCGGCCAGGTGTCCACGAGGAGCCTGTACTCAATAAATGGCCCAAGTTAAAGAGCAAAAAATAG